The Triticum aestivum cultivar Chinese Spring chromosome 4B, IWGSC CS RefSeq v2.1, whole genome shotgun sequence sequence ttaaattccttgaactccataatagtgggttcaatgctatgtaaaaTCTTCACCTCTCCAattccacttttaccaaatttagcatcaagatctaaaaactctgaattattgggacaccttttaactaaagttgactcatctccagtcccatcattatcaagattcatattgcaaaacaaggatttaataggggatacattaataacttttagatcttcatcattattttcatggaaactagaagaacgcgcttttacaaagcaatctttcttaccacgcaacctagcggttctttctttgcactcatcaatgcaaattcccatggctttgagagactcattgatatcatgcttaggtggaatagatctaagtttcaaagaatcaacatcaagagaaagtctattaacgttcctagccaattcatcaactttaagcaatttttcttcaagcaaaacattaaaattcttttgagagatcataaattctttaacgctattctaaaaatcagagggcatattattaaaattttcataagagttgttgtagaaattaccataattattagaggaattactaggaaatggtctaggattaaagtttcctctataagcattgttaccaaaattattcctaccaacaaaattcacatccatagattcattattattctcaatgaaagtagacaaaggcatatcattagtatcaataggagcactcttagtagcaaacaatttcataagttcatccatctttccactcaaaagattaatttcttctatagcatgcacttttatactagtagatctttcggtgtgccattgagaataattagccataatgttatcaaggagtttagtagcttctcctaaggtgatttccataaaagtgcctcccgcggccgaatctaaaagatttctagaagcaaaattcaatccggcataaaatttttgtatgatcatccataaggtCAAACCATGAGTAGTGCAATTgctaatcattaatttcattctttcacaagattgggtaacatgctcatgatcaagttgtttaaaattcataatatcattcctaagagagatgatcttagtgggaggaaaatacttagagataaaagcatctttgcacttattccaagaatcaatactattcttaggcaaagacgaaaaccaagttttagcacgatctctaagtgaaaacggaaataacttcaatttaataatatcattatccgtatctttcttcttttgcatatcacacaaataaacaaagttgtttagatgagtagcggcatcttcacttgaaaggccagagaattgatctttcataacaagattcaacaaagcagcattgatttcacaagattcaacatcattaagaggagcaatcagagtgctaaggaaataattattattggtattgggaaagtcacacaatttggtattatcttgcgccatcgtgacaaacaatccaacacacaagaacacaaaaaggcaagcgagagatagagaagattgggaaagagagggcgaataaaacgacaagggtgaagtgggggagagtaatacgagaggaaaatggcaaataatgtaatgtgagggagatgagtttgtgatgggtacttggtatgtcttgacttgagtgaagacctccccgacaacggcgccagaaatccttcttgctacctcttgagtatgcgttggtttttcccttgaagaggaaagggtgatgcagcaaagtagcgtaagtatttccctcagtttttgagaaccaaggtatcaattcagtaggaggctcctcaaaagtcccacacacctacacaaacaaacaagaacctcgcaaccaacacgataaaggggttgtcaatcccttcagggtaacttgcgaaagtgagatctgatagaaataataagataagatatatatttttggtatttttatgatatagattggaaagtaaaagatgcaaataaaagtagatgaaaactcatatgataaaagatagtcccggggcccataggtttcactagtggcttctctcaagatagcataagtattacggtgggtgaacaaattattgtcgagcaattgatagaaaattgcatagttatgtgattatcttggcatgatcatgtatataggcataacgtacatgacaagtagatcgaaacgattatgcatctactactattactccacacctcgaccggctcctgcctgcatctagagtatttagttcaagaagaatagagtaacacattaagaatgatgaaatgatgtagagggataaactcatgcaatattatataaaccccatatttttatcctcgatggcaacagtacaatacgtgccttgctgcccttgctgtcattgggaaaggacacggaagattgaacccaaagctaagcacttctcccattgcaagaaacatcaatctagtaggccaaaccaaactgataactcgaagagacttgcaaagataacttaatcacacataaaagaatgcaaaggagattcaaatatttctcatagataaacttgatcataaacccacaattcatcggatctcgacaaacacaccgcaaaaagtgttacatcgaatagatctccaagaatatcaaggagaactttgtattgagattcaaagagagcaaagaagccatctagctaataactatggacccgaaggtctgtggtaaactactcacaactcatcggagaggccttggagatgatgtagaggccctccatggtcgattccccctccggcggagcgctggcgaaggctccaagatgggatctcgtggatacagaaggttgcggtggtggaattatgttttcatggtgctccccgatgttttcagggtacgggagtatatataggcgaaggaagtacgtcggtggagcaatgagggacccacgagggtgggggcgcgtcgggcaccctcgtggctgccttgtttgtggcttgacgtccactccaagtctcctagtttgcatttcttcaaaaaagatcgctcccaaaggtttcatcccgtttggactctgtttgatattccttttcttcgaaacactaaaataggcaaaaaaaatagcaattcgggctgggcctccggttagtaggttagtcccaaaaatgatataaaagtgtagagtaaagcccataaacatccaaaacaggtcatataatagcatggagcaatcaaaaattatagatacgttggagatgtatcaagcatccccaagcttaattcctgctcgtcctcgagtaggtaaatgataaaaccagaatttttgatgtggaatgctacctagcatatttctgaatgtaattttctttattgtggcatggatgttcagatccaaatgattcaaaataaaagttcatattgacacgataaacaataatacttcaagcatactaacaaagcaatcatgtcttctcaaaatagcatggctaaaaaaagttaaccctacaaaatcatatagcctggctatgctctatcttcatcacataaagtatttaatcatgcacaaccctgatgacaagccaagcaattgtttcatactttagtattctcaaactttttcaactttcacgcaatatatgagcgtgagcgatggacataacactatatgtggaatagaatggtggttgtggagaagacaaaaaaggagaagatagtctcacatcaactaggcgtatcaatgggctatggagatgcccattaatagatatcaatgtgagtgagtaggattgccatgcaacggatgcactagagccataaatgtatgaaagctcaatagaagaaactaagtgggtgtgcatccaatttgcttgctcacaaagacttagggcattttgaggaagcccatcattggaatatacaagctaagttctataatgaaaaatttccactagtatatgaaagtgacaacatagaagactctctatcatgaagatcatgctgctactttggaacacaagtgtggtaaaaaggatagtagcattgtcccttctctctttttctctcattttttttatttggcctttctctttttttgtaaagtccgaagtctcatcccgacttgtgggggaatcatagtctccatcatcctttcctcacttgggacaatgctttaataatgaagatcatcacacttttatttacttacaactcaagattacaactcgatacttagaacaaaatatgactctatatgaatgcctctggcggtgtaccggggtatgcaatgaatcaagagtgacatgtatggaattatggaggtggctttgccacaaatacgatgtcaactacatgatcagtcaaagagcaatatgacaatgatgatgcgtgtcataataaacggaacggtggaaagttgcatggcaatatatctcggaatggctatggaaatgacataataggtaggtatggtggctattttgaggaaggtatatggtgggtgtatggtaccggcgaatgttgtgcggtactagagaggctagcagtggtggaagggtgagagagtgtataatccatggactcaacattactcataaagaactcacatacttattgcaaaaatctatcagTCATGGAAACAaactactacgcgcatgctcctaggggaagggttggtaggagttaaccatcgcgcgatcctgacctccacacaaaggaagacaatcaaaaaataaatcatgctccgacttcatcacataacggttcaccatacgtgcatgctatgttcAGAAACGAGGTGTTACCTTGAGATTGTGGAAGTCGTCGCTGACCCGGATGGAGATCTTGCTGGGTGTGTAGCTCTCGTCCAGCTTAAAATCCACGTAGAGCACAACAAGCCAAAACCCCCCATCAACAAACAAATTCAGAAACAGAAAAAGGACCACACGCCATCCAAACCAAATCGAGCGGGAGTAGCTCGCTGACTTAAAGCGCTCACCTGCAGTTGCACCTTCTTCTGGAACTGGGTGTTGACCAGGTGCGGTCCGACCTGACAAAAATAAAATCCACCACCGACGGCGGCTCGGCTCAGACTGTGATTCCGCGAGACATAACGAGTAGAGATTTCGACGGGGAGGATGGGTGCGGGGCACTGACTGCCAGTAGGTGTTGAGGCTGTCATCGCGGATGGAGGCGACGCCGTTGCCGGGCTTGCAGGAGCTGACGCTCCAGGCCGCCATCTTGGCCATCTCCCGCATATCGCCCTCCACCGTCAGCTCCGGGCATCCCTTCAGCCGCCCCGCCGTCGGCGCCACCAGCGGCACGAGAAGGGGAGCGGCGGGCGCGCGGCCGCCAGCGTGGCGCACGTGGCGAGGGGCATGGGGGTGGACGGACggaggagaggaggtggaagggaggccggcggcgagtgggttgggagaggagaggaggttgggGATAAGGATCGGGCTGCATGGATTTTTTTTGAGACAGACGGGGGTGGGCGGTGTGGGACGGTTGGtggggtgggaggtggtggtggggtGGACACGCTTAGTAGTAGCATGGGGGTCTTACCTGTGCTACTACtacttacttagtagtagcgccggttttatacccctcgctactactatggcctatCCCATGAGCATTGTTGGAGaccatttagtagcagcgcgggtttatacccctcgctactactatcaacttagtagcgcggtttttatacccctcgctactactaattagcagtagcgcgcatttttaaaccgcgctactgataaacttctgtataaggttttccctagtagtgatatatctcggaatggctatggaaatgccataataggtatgtatggtacccattttgaggaaggtatatggtgggtgtatggtaccagcataagttgcacggcacaagagaggctagaaatggtggaagggtgagagtgtgtataatccatcgactcaacattagtcataaagaactcacatacttattgcaaaaatctacatgtcattgaaaacaaagtactacgcgcatgctcctagggggatagattggtaggaaaagaccatcgctcgtccccgaccgccactcataaggaagacaatcaataaataaattatgctccaacttcatcacaaagtggttcaccatacgtgcatgctacgggaatcacaaacttcaacacaagtattctttaaattcacaattacctcactagcatgactctaatatcaccatcctcatatctcaaaacaattatcaagcatcaaatttatcatagcatccaattcactttctatgattaataatttcaaccaacggttcaaaacagaattcaataaaatttcccacattttgatgggatccgaaatatttttatcctgaaaattctagtcagattaaatacaatttcaatataaatttgtattacgtaaaaatccaacgaaacattgcgcgcgcaacaattaatgaatttaaaattttcaaaatccaaaaaatatattttataaagtaattacgtgtttggtgcattttttatagttactgctcagtttttataattacatcccatttattatttcttaaagcccattttcttgttaagcctaatgcatccctcctaggaaagatctgcagcccagcggggcggagaataacaagttgacttgcctgggtattcctcaaaaaaaagtatatctgggctagccattttcagcttgaaaaaataataataactgggctggatatctagcctgggctagacgggccacagcccgcctagttaataccctgctctacTCTGAACAACAActaaaacatcgctcaagaaaaactttgcagtgctcacacctcaaaaacacaaatactgctcgagctgcttggtcccagctgtcggccgctccttgtgcaattctcttgtttattgactacataggttgacaatggtgtgggaccgtgatgtcaggaaaccaggaggaagcaaaaaaattacagttgtatataataaggaggcacttgcgtacgtgcggctatggccctggtgggtccccactgtcatcctctccaagtaaagtcatctccttattcctcatgtccgttgaacatgttgacaatgcaagacggcggcgccacggcgagcacaaaatcttgaaggacgatggagagggcctcgcgggccctacggatggtctgatacaacgcctgttgctcattcgggaagccaggatcatagggacACATGTCCGTGACGACATTGTCATTCGCTTGTTCAccagtgctcgttgaggagacagaggttgcagcacaggtcctcctgcactGGTAGCGCTTCCggcattagggcgtcgaagtgcggccgcacctgctctatggtaaacatggcatgaaccggcttggacagtggcgccggctccttgtcggaagctacgtccatcgtctgattgtcgtcgcttagCTCGCCGAGCTCgttggcgagccagcatgtccggctgctggaccgacccgctgccaagcacgagtctgactgccctggcccacctagACTGCCTCCCTTGCCCGCACATGCTtttcgcccgaaacggtcagcgtcgcccgccccgcttctcggtgcaggcgattgctccgccttcaaacaacacaagtgccgtccgtccatccGTCTGTcccccacattaatgatacgcagttGCGGAGGCGGCTACTCCTGCGCAACACGtctgtccctccgccgcccaccattactatataaactgctgcgccggctatagctgcagtcatccgcctccgttccctttctcttgtccacaccactactgcccaccatggcttcctcgagctccatcgctcttcgggacgggcagacgatgaaccacaaggagatggaagccattgctaccgactggctggccggtaagcagccggaggatgacgatgtcccaatggagaacatcatagtcgatgatccggcgccaaccccttcCTCCATCCCATCAATCGCCGGTGcactgcaccatgaccatcggcgaggaatgtgcccaatacatggacatagTGAGGCAGAAGCGTCATGAGCAGTTTCGGGAGGCGTAGGCCGAccccgcctacaaccaccatctcctccaggagcacctgcaggcgaagGAGCAGATCACCACGGAGAGGGCGGAGCAGGGGCGCAGCtcaactcgtaccgctccgcccgcgggGGCTGCCTCAAGCACTGGCAGTATCGCATACCGGTGGCGGAGGCTgcgaccgcctacaaagagggcgatgaagcaagcgaggtgctgtttggcgagaccaaggacaaggcagaggacaatacggctccgatgagtccccgcttcgttggcgtcgacgaggccctggtccgccgaggccccgcggcaccaacaatgAGGTAGAGGACACCGCCGAAGCCCCGCCGCGCCGGCAACAAGGCGGGGGCCCTACTTCGTTGatgccccgccccgccaacaacgaggcagaggacatcgctggctcagccgaggccccaccctgccgataatgagggggaggatttcccccgctccgccgaggcactGCCCCactggcaacgagacagaggacattgccggctcttccaaggcctcgccccaccggcaccgaggcggaggccctactccgacgaggccccgccccaccaacaaggcagaggacatcgctggctcagccgaggccccaccctgccggcaatgagggggaggattttCCCCGCTCAGCCGAGGTGCAGCCCCATCGGCAACGAGACAGAGCACAtcaccggctccgtcgaggccccgccccgctgccaacaaggccgcgccatacagtaaacgaggaagagtagaacacggtaggtcgccgccgctcgggtccaagtaaggccaccattgctaccctccggttgaagccaagctaggcgggttgaccattgacggtcgattagcttcttggcggtgacgtggagtcggagagctatgttggagaaggacactgcttctacttaactgctggtgcagttggctgactaacatgtgggcccaacaggcatctgggccacatgttagTTACACAACTGCatctacagttaagtcactgaagctcagtctgctggagaagaagcttctgttcggctcaaccggacacaggtgggtagcttcagttaattaattatacctccagcgcacccctttttagttgaagaatgtatgaaatgtaatgaaatccggcatgtttatatgaaatccgaccgtttGTGAATGATTTTAgttcgattagttcaaattcttgtatcactggcattacatgcaaaacaatatgtactagcattattcccggggtgatcacctcgtttgcagcagtttcacatgtactccttccggtcctttttagtctgtagACAAGTTTTGTctatagtcaaagtatctctactttgaccaatcttatagaaaaaagtatgaactttcacaatgtgcgaagtaaaaaggaacagagggagtacaaagagtttgagcagctttttagcgttcctgtacattgcaatcaaacacataggcctggcaattcatagagaacattcaaaacaatcgatgattatgcatctcagcgattcacatgttagagccaatgtttacttcacaactaaagaataaagaaaaatcaatcgacactgctgacagcaaagggcgtcccatttgaaaatatcaaacacatgtcttcttgctaacatcaatgagcaaaatttgacaaggttgtcccattccaaaatatcaaatgcctacgattgtggaatgtgcagggtttgccatcagttcggacattgacatggcacctcgtgctaaataaaccatctgttctttttgtgcagttccaccaaaatcaaccaaattcgcgcgtagctttatgatttcgcccttatatgttgcaaagccttgaacttattggcacctcctttcttgtggtggaaatgaatgattcaatgtattcatgaacattttgcatagttcccattgaaatcaagctgagcacccctgtttgcacaaatacaaaaaaagtgattagtataaagaaaactgcactatgaattgacagtttaaacttGCACTTACATGGTCCATGTACATCAcactttaaaaaaatggaactcaccggaaagaatcctagaacaacattgtacttgtgcATCACAGCAACAAAATGGAGATCTTTCAGTCCTtctaagctgaagttagtttggtcttgtggggagtaatgtaaccatccttcaactgctccttttgatgagaagatagacagggcttcttcatcctggcataatcgtaACTAGTCACTTCGCATACTCCAtatcttcttcagaggaggatgatcctgttgtgaaaatacaagaggacaactaaatgctagcatccctgtttgctcgaaaaaaaggaaaggaaatatttaaaacaacacaaatgaagcacttctcaaggacaatgccactttctcatgacagtatctaaacagtagcacaacaccaacaGAGATGACAAAgttcaatcatatggatgaaatccgtgggcgagtaccaacctttgtcaggaggcttattgtgtagagcatatagatcaagcacttctctggaaccatctgttgctatctactgtggttgccatgcttactatatactcctcgattagtttaatgtttccaacatcttcttgtgcagttccactaaaatatatgttatcttcaaagaagatccctgtttgcacaactatagataattacatattacattaagagtggcataaAATCATtcgcaaaacaattgctcgttccagccatagcaataaattaagatgcaagactatatcattacttgtgtcatcacagttccagtgcttcattacagcaccgggacttgatttttgtttttcttccgcttgttcttccctttcatcacttggttcaataatagacaag is a genomic window containing:
- the LOC123090050 gene encoding anaphase-promoting complex subunit 10-like, giving the protein GGRAPAAPLLVPLVAPTAGRLKGCPELTVEGDMREMAKMAAWSVSSCKPGNGVASIRDDSLNTYWQSVGPHLVNTQFQKKVQLQLVVLYVDFKLDESYTPSKISIRVSDDFHNLKVTPRF